A part of Thermoanaerobaculia bacterium genomic DNA contains:
- a CDS encoding response regulator has product MTAGPPCILIVDDEDDVLDLLTVVFETEGFRTLVASDGPSALTLAYDEVPDVILLDVMMPEMDGWQVLRALKVEERTSRIPVAMISARTEGRDKIIGLQEGAVSYVEKPFSPAEVVAEVRSILGRQA; this is encoded by the coding sequence GTGACCGCCGGCCCCCCCTGCATCCTGATCGTCGACGACGAAGACGACGTCCTCGACCTCCTCACCGTCGTCTTCGAGACCGAGGGCTTCCGGACGCTGGTCGCCTCCGACGGGCCGAGCGCGCTCACGCTCGCTTACGACGAGGTGCCCGACGTGATTCTCCTCGACGTCATGATGCCGGAGATGGACGGCTGGCAGGTCCTGCGGGCGCTCAAGGTGGAGGAGCGCACCTCGCGGATCCCCGTCGCGATGATCTCGGCGCGGACGGAAGGGCGGGACAAGATCATCGGGCTCCAGGAAGGCGCGGTCTCCTACGTCGAGAAGCCCTTCTCCCCCGCCGAGGTCGTCGCGGAAGTCCGCTCGATCCTCGGGAGGCAGGCATGA
- a CDS encoding EAL domain-containing protein has product MNSPADFDREEAGRLRAEWLQYRSRLNDPETGLPTLAGIVDDLRRQLEGGMPLGVFTLSLYAERQLEESWGWQAYDRLVVEFIRTLRLDRGNGVVPEGLLCVPGVRADEVFLFLPLEPERIASGSPAEWLAERAERLDHYVKKFFAQRLPSADRFRNYVGASVIFADPKVRVERLVYRGIREARSEVDDRTARAELRGSDLLRRIIAESRITPVFQPIFELATGRVFAFEALSWGPPGSGFETGETLFAFAERADLLLPLERVCRRRIMEEAGAITPEQLLFVNLSPAAATDDEFLDGTFVRQVREGGFEPSRVVVEITERTYALHHALFTKVLQELRGEGFLIAVDDMGTGYASFSSLAEIQPDYLKFDSVFVHEIQNHRIKRDLLDAMLTFAKKTHTHVIAEGIETEEELDTLIELGVPLGQGFHLARPTALAEAMKHVKTA; this is encoded by the coding sequence ATGAACTCGCCCGCCGATTTCGATCGCGAGGAAGCCGGGCGTCTCCGCGCCGAATGGCTGCAGTACCGCTCCCGCCTCAACGACCCGGAGACCGGACTTCCCACGCTCGCGGGGATCGTCGACGACCTCCGCCGCCAGCTCGAGGGCGGAATGCCTCTCGGCGTCTTCACGCTCTCGCTCTATGCCGAGCGCCAGCTCGAGGAATCGTGGGGATGGCAGGCCTACGACCGGCTGGTCGTCGAGTTCATCCGGACGCTGCGGCTCGACCGCGGCAACGGCGTCGTTCCGGAGGGGCTCCTCTGCGTGCCGGGCGTCCGCGCGGACGAGGTCTTCCTCTTTCTCCCGCTCGAGCCGGAGCGCATCGCCTCGGGTTCCCCCGCGGAATGGCTGGCGGAACGGGCCGAGCGGCTCGACCACTACGTGAAGAAGTTCTTCGCGCAGCGTCTGCCGTCCGCCGACCGGTTCCGGAACTACGTCGGCGCCTCGGTCATCTTCGCCGATCCGAAGGTCCGGGTGGAACGGCTCGTCTATCGCGGCATCCGCGAGGCCCGGAGCGAGGTGGACGACCGCACGGCTCGCGCCGAGCTTCGCGGGTCCGATCTCCTCCGCCGGATCATCGCCGAATCCCGCATCACGCCGGTCTTCCAGCCGATTTTCGAGCTCGCGACGGGACGCGTCTTCGCCTTCGAGGCGCTCTCGTGGGGCCCGCCGGGCAGCGGGTTCGAGACGGGCGAGACGCTCTTCGCCTTCGCGGAGCGCGCCGATCTCCTCCTCCCGCTCGAGCGCGTCTGCCGGCGGCGGATCATGGAAGAGGCCGGCGCGATCACGCCGGAACAGCTCCTCTTCGTCAACCTCTCCCCCGCGGCGGCGACCGACGACGAGTTCCTCGACGGGACGTTCGTCCGGCAGGTCCGCGAGGGAGGATTCGAGCCCTCCCGGGTCGTCGTCGAGATCACCGAGCGGACGTACGCCCTCCACCACGCGCTCTTCACGAAGGTGCTCCAGGAGCTTCGCGGCGAAGGGTTCCTGATCGCCGTCGACGACATGGGAACCGGCTACGCCTCCTTCTCCTCGCTCGCCGAAATCCAGCCCGATTACCTGAAGTTCGACAGCGTCTTCGTCCACGAGATCCAGAACCACCGGATCAAACGCGACCTCCTCGACGCGATGCTGACGTTCGCGAAGAAGACCCACACGCACGTGATCGCCGAGGGGATCGAGACGGAAGAGGAGCTCGACACGCTGATCGAGCTCGGCGTCCCGCTCGGGCAGGGCTTCCATCTCGCACGGCCCACGGCGCTGGCGGAGGCGATGAAGCACGTCAAGACCGCCTGA
- a CDS encoding PadR family transcriptional regulator, whose amino-acid sequence MARNKTEPKSDLLQGTLDLLILRTLSLGAMHGWGISQRIQQISRDVLQVNQGSLYPALARLEVAGWLEARWGVSENNRQAKFYSLTPSGQRRLAVETENWERLSAAVGRVLRLAGQEGS is encoded by the coding sequence ATGGCCAGGAACAAGACCGAGCCGAAGTCCGACCTGCTGCAGGGGACACTCGACCTGCTGATCCTGAGGACGCTCTCCCTCGGAGCGATGCACGGGTGGGGGATCTCCCAGCGCATCCAGCAGATCTCCCGGGACGTGCTGCAGGTGAACCAGGGATCGCTCTATCCGGCCCTCGCGCGGCTCGAGGTCGCGGGCTGGCTCGAGGCTCGGTGGGGGGTTTCCGAAAACAACCGGCAGGCGAAGTTCTACTCGCTCACCCCCTCGGGACAGCGGCGGCTCGCGGTCGAGACGGAGAACTGGGAGAGGCTGTCGGCGGCCGTCGGCCGCGTGCTCCGGCTCGCCGGACAGGAGGGCTCATGA